In one window of Pseudomonadota bacterium DNA:
- a CDS encoding chromosome segregation protein SMC has translation ERFTTLEDDLGKRCESMMRERLDIGKTLESMETEVDAVSGAHESARNELHACEVERAHYQATYEEHRTRLEELEVTAQELRAATAEFKEEGGPTDIAHAPAEIQRLRNAIRNFGAVNLGAMEDYERLKERHAEMTEQIEDLEKASASLKDVMAEMDQASTRQFAETFKKVRAYFTELFTELFNGGQADLILTKPEDLLETGVDIMAQPPGKRLQNLSLLSSGEKALTAIAFLLALLKARPSPFVVLDELDAPLDDTNVERVARKFEEFSEQTQFITITHNRKTMEYARVLYGVTAGEPGVSRLVAVSLEEAQREAHTDQPAIEEDEVLAAR, from the coding sequence TCGAGCGCTTCACCACACTGGAAGACGACCTCGGCAAGCGCTGCGAATCGATGATGCGCGAGCGGCTCGACATCGGAAAGACCCTCGAATCGATGGAGACCGAGGTCGATGCGGTGAGCGGCGCCCACGAGAGCGCGCGCAACGAGCTGCACGCGTGCGAGGTCGAGCGCGCCCACTACCAGGCCACGTATGAGGAGCACCGCACCCGCCTCGAAGAGCTCGAGGTCACCGCCCAGGAACTGCGGGCGGCCACGGCCGAGTTCAAGGAGGAGGGCGGCCCCACAGACATCGCCCACGCGCCAGCCGAGATCCAGCGGTTGCGCAACGCCATCCGCAACTTCGGCGCCGTGAACCTCGGCGCCATGGAGGACTACGAGCGCCTCAAAGAGCGCCACGCCGAGATGACCGAGCAGATCGAGGACCTGGAGAAAGCCTCTGCCTCGCTCAAAGACGTCATGGCCGAGATGGATCAGGCCTCGACCCGTCAGTTCGCCGAGACCTTCAAGAAGGTGCGCGCGTACTTCACGGAGCTCTTCACGGAGCTCTTCAACGGGGGTCAGGCCGACCTCATCCTCACGAAACCGGAAGACCTGCTCGAAACGGGCGTTGACATCATGGCTCAACCGCCCGGGAAGCGCCTGCAGAACCTCTCGCTGCTCTCGAGCGGAGAGAAGGCGCTCACCGCCATCGCCTTCCTGCTGGCGCTGCTGAAGGCTCGTCCGTCACCGTTCGTGGTGCTCGACGAGCTCGACGCGCCCCTCGATGACACCAATGTCGAGCGGGTGGCCCGAAAGTTCGAGGAGTTCTCGGAGCAGACGCAGTTCATCACCATCACGCACAACCGCAAGACCATGGAGTACGCACGTGTGCTCTACGGCGTCACCGCGGGAGAGCCTGGCGTGTCACGCCTGGTGGCCGTCTCCCTCGAGGAAGCGCAACGCGAGGCGCACACCGACCAGCCCGCCATCGAAGAGGATGAGGTGCTTGCGGCCCGCTGA